Below is a window of Podospora pseudocomata strain CBS 415.72m chromosome 1 map unlocalized CBS415.72m_1.2, whole genome shotgun sequence DNA.
GCTTCCACGCTGTCTCTACCGGGTCCAATACCCAGCGTCTCGAACAACTCACGACTCCAGTGGATTGAAAGCTCAAGATACCACCAGCGTGTACAAGAAATGGGGTTCCGATGATGAATTTATGCAAGCAATTCGGAATCTGTTTACATGGGCCTGCAAAGACAGCACACCCTTTATTTCATTCTTTTCGGACGAAGAACACGCTATCAACTGGGGCTGTAAACTAAGAGACTGGGATAAATGTTCCAGTCGAGATGACTGGACTCTTCTTACCATCTACACACAGTTTCTTAAATCTACCTACGTGTACAAACTGAGCACGCTCATCGACTACACAGGCGTTCGAATTCCTGTACCAGCGGAGAAATCACACAAACGAGGGGCCTATATCTGTTTGCATGGCATCCCGACTTTTGCCATTGTTTGCGTGAGAAATGGAAGCAACGTCAGGGCAGCCAGGGTTGTAAGCTACCTACCTTCTTCCTGTCAATAGATGTAGATTGGCTACTAATTGGGGTAATAGCGGGAACATATCGTCCACGCAAGTTTGTTATTTTATGGGATGACGAGATAACCATGAATTCCGATGAGATGAAGAAACTCTTGAGAGCCCACAATATGTGGGTTGAGTCTGAAAAGTCTCTCATTCTTGCGTCCCTTACGACGATGCGTTCTTTTGAATCATCTGCCCAGTGTGGGCCTCTAACGATAGATACATGTATGACGAGACTCCGCCCACTACACAACACGGTCAAAATACGTGCTGAGGCTTTAGACTCTCTCTTCCTAATGATGAATACAATTGAATAGAACGTGAtcaagaggaaggagagcctTGGTGAAGCGCTCAAAATATTAACTGGAGTTTTGGAGTCTCTCGCTTCTATGTTGGATAGGACGAGGCTTTCTTTGGAAGCACCTGAAGAGTGCTCGGGTCTTTTGATGGATATGATGCGGCTTTCTTTAGGAACATCTGATGATCAACTCTAGTGACTGGAGAGCAGGTGCCATGATGTTACTGGGAGTCAACCAACACCGATACTTGGTATCATTTGTCATCTGGAATTGAGGCTGATAGGTCCTTTCAATTGGCAATTGCCAGAGGATGGAGCAACGATTGCTGCTGAGGGTGTAGATAGAGGTGATATGTGGTGTCTGATCTCTGAATTCATGTTATGATGCCTTTGGTAGACACATGTATTCTACCACATCTAGACAGCTAGCTGTTCAACACATGCTTATCGACACCCCCACTCTCAAGAATAGACGTTTGAAAGCTTCAAGCCTGGTTGCTACATGGAGCCCGGACAAAGGCGTGTCCTGAAATGACATTTTTTACCTACAGCCACCAGCCCGGTGAATGCAAGTATATTGAGCGGTCCCGAAATTCTTACTTTCCTGTCCAGGTTAAAAGGAGAACCCCATGCTTCGTCCAAGGATCCgagttctttttctctctcaatCATTTTAATTTTCAGATTTTACGAAGACTTATAGACTTGTCTTACCCACATCAATACTTCAAAGTTGTAAATCTTGTCATCGCCAACAACGTGCCAGCTTTACCCGATCAAACCCCACAGAGACACTCGCTTCCGAACGCCCGGGCACGCCCCGTCACGGGTGCCATACCGGTCAGCACGCTCGCTACCGCTCCCCCGTCCGCGCTCTCAGGTCCGGGCTTATGGCTGTAAATAACGCCCTTACTAACTATACGCCTAACGGCCAAGTCGATTTGGTCCGGCAGTATAACCTTACCCGTAAGTAGGGTTTTAGGAAAGAGAATATTGCCGGCGGTTGGCGTGGGACAGGATTATGGCCCATACGTAGGCGCAAACCGCTCTCTTTAAGCCAGGTAGTAGTCCCTGTGGTGCCGCTAGATCTCTCTTCAAAAATACCTACTTTCTATACCTTGGGGAATTCCcaggtggccaagaaggtcagGGACCTACTCAAGAACCATACGCCGGCCGGAAAACGGCTTGCGGCAAGGACTCTCACCATTACTATACTCACACTGAGATCTGAGGCATCCACCCACAAAGCTGATGCGGCAAGGCACCAACAGAACGCCCAA
It encodes the following:
- a CDS encoding uncharacterized protein (EggNog:ENOG503PZ37), with protein sequence MDQYRCQLWQLPRCLYRVQYPASRTTHDSSGLKAQDTTSVYKKWGSDDEFMQAIRNLFTWACKDSTPFISFFSDEEHAINWGCKLRDWDKCSSRDDWTLLTIYTQFLKSTYVYKLSTLIDYTGVRIPVPAEKSHKRGAYICLHGIPTFAIVCVRNGSNVRAARVVSYLPSSCQ